TCCGTTCGGGTCGGTGACGGCCGGGTTGAGCCAGTTCGCGAGAGTGAAATCGACCGGAAGGGGCGGAAGACGCGGATCCACGACGGTGCCGGCCAGCAGCTGGTTCGACGTGAGCGTGGCCGGGTCCGTGGGGTCGACCCCCGCGAGCACGGGGAGGGCCGGCGAGAAAAACGGGCTCAGGTTCTGGCGCATGAAGATCCCGAGGTTGTCGAGGAACTTGTCGTAGAACAGACCCCACGATCCGCGCAGGACATCCTTGTCCTCGCCGTTCACGCGGTAGACGAACCCGAGGCGCGGTGAGATGTCCGTGGGGTCCTTCGGCGTGGTGTTGTTGAAGCTCGGGAACTTGACGTTGGGATCGATCTGGAGCCCCGCGGGACGGCCGCACTTCGCGTTGTTGCGGGGATCCGCGATGCAGTCGTAGAAGTCCTGGTTGACCCCCGTCGTGGCGTCCCTGAAGACGTTCTGATCGCTGTCGACGCGGAGGCCGATGTTGAATCGCCAGCGGTCGTTCATCTCCCAGTCGTCCTGCGCGTAGATTCCGTATTGCTCGTACCGGGTGCCGGGAATGAACCCGGGGTTGACGAAGGTCAGGTCGCTGATCGCCTCGACGCCATCGTTCGTTCCGTTCATGTTGGTGTCGCCGTTCGCGATCGAGCCGTTGGGAGTCACGCCCGCGTTGAACGTGATCTGGACCGACGGGTTCGTCGAGGGACCGAGGAACGACGGGAGCATGTCGACCCGGATCACCTCGAGCCCGCCCTTCAGCGAGTGGCGCCCGAGGATCCAGGTGAAATCGTCGCGCATCTGGTACTTGTTCTGGACGGTCTTCTGCGGCGTGTTCACGTTGCGCCCCAGCTCGAAGCTGTCGTAGTCGAGCGTGAGGATGCTCGAGACCGGATCCGTGGCCCGGCTGGTGACGCCGTTCGTGAACGTGATCCTGTTGAACTTGAGCTCGTTGATCATGTTGCCGCGGATGTTCCACTGCCAGTTCACCACCGCCTGGTGAACGAGGTTCGTGGAGTCCCCCTGGTTCTCGGGGTTCGTCAGGCTCGCCCCCTGGTCGTTCTTGAACGTGTTGTCGTCCCGGAACCAGCGGGCCCAGAGCGTCATGTTCTTCGAGATGTTCCAGTCGACCCGCGCGTCGTACTCGTGCCGCTCGAAGTCGTGCGAGACGGTGGTCCCGTTCGCCGAGATCGCGATCGGGAAGTTCGGGTCGAGCCCGGTGGAGAACCGGGTCAAGGCGGAGTTGAGCGCGACGGGGCTCGCCTCGTTCTGCTTCTCCGCGGCGAAGAAGTAGAAGAGCTTGTCCTTGAGGATCGGGCCTCCGACCGAAAAGCCGTACTGTTCGCGATCGGATTTCGCCTTGTCTATCCCGGCGAGATCCTCGCTGTACGTCTTCGCGCGAAAACTGTCGTTGCGGTACGTGCCGAAGACCGAGCCGCCGAAATCGTTGGTCCCGGACTTCGTGATCACGTTGACGACGCCACCCAGGGAGCGACCGTACTCGGCCTTGTACTCGTCCTGGATGATCTCGAACTCCTGGATCGCCTCCGCGGAGACGCCGCCGACGAAGAAACCCACGACGTTGTCGTTGTTGTCGGCGCCGTCGATGGAGATGTTGAGGTTGCGGCCGGCCGAACCGCCCGTGGTGAAGGGGGTGTAGATCCCCTTGTGCTTGGTC
The sequence above is a segment of the Acidobacteriota bacterium genome. Coding sequences within it:
- a CDS encoding TonB-dependent receptor, which gives rise to ERAVTTDGSGNFSLLALPPATYIVQATFTGYGAPLKTVVVNLGQKVPLNFEMKPGGGLKEELKVTAEAPIVNTTKNEISTVVSETQVRSYPLLNRDYTDLASLAPGVKQAPSGQFDPTKHKGIYTPFTTGGSAGRNLNISIDGADNNDNVVGFFVGGVSAEAIQEFEIIQDEYKAEYGRSLGGVVNVITKSGTNDFGGSVFGTYRNDSFRAKTYSEDLAGIDKAKSDREQYGFSVGGPILKDKLFYFFAAEKQNEASPVALNSALTRFSTGLDPNFPIAISANGTTVSHDFERHEYDARVDWNISKNMTLWARWFRDDNTFKNDQGASLTNPENQGDSTNLVHQAVVNWQWNIRGNMINELKFNRITFTNGVTSRATDPVSSILTLDYDSFELGRNVNTPQKTVQNKYQMRDDFTWILGRHSLKGGLEVIRVDMLPSFLGPSTNPSVQITFNAGVTPNGSIANGDTNMNGTNDGVEAISDLTFVNPGFIPGTRYEQYGIYAQDDWEMNDRWRFNIGLRVDSDQNVFRDATTGVNQDFYDCIADPRNNAKCGRPAGLQIDPNVKFPSFNNTTPKDPTDISPRLGFVYRVNGEDKDVLRGSWGLFYDKFLDNLGIFMRQNLSPFFSPALPVLAGVDPTDPATLTSNQLLAGTVVDPRLPPLPVDFTLANWLNPAVTDPNGFSLRDWFNQLGSILGRATFNDGVFMPGPDWKTPYTSAFSIGWGHVFSPRLALDTNLVYRRGFHQLYRQSWRGRNSGRYSPFPVDLDPNGNPIVDPNSGRAPGSSFEGLADFFTTDGKSQYISLQTGVKARYPSFEFGINLNLSQALGTQDNAGTGPTDGGPVDIFEAGNIRFTGGNINSEWGRISGDQFLYVNAYGIYHFPLQFQAAGSLTYGTRTAYQGFAGVDLNGDGFNSQNEYAGSRGSGVGDDYFTLNLRASKMFDTGKGTKVEVFAEAFNLLDRVNHGLFVFHQQLTVDKNGSIVRNPSYGKPTGDTLVDPRTVQIGTRFTF